CCAAGAGgattaaagcacacacacacacacacacacacacacacacacacacacacacacacacacacacacacacacacacacacacacacacacacacatacacgcatacacacaaacacaagcccCATGTCATTGCATAACTACACATGCACAGGCACGAGCATCCCCCACCCCCTTCATCATGCACCATGAGCTCACGCCCCCTGCAggcactgaggaggaggagccacaCGGCCTGGCAGTGCTCTTTTAAGGCGGTATCGCTTAAGGTGGCAGGATCTAAAAGCAAAGGCAGTAAAATCATTTTGGCAGACAGTAACTCTGAATACTGGTATGTTTGACTGAGtaggatgaaaaaataaatacaatgaatgTGGCTGatgctgtttctttctttagaaTGTTAAACGTGCTTTATATGTCAGGACGTACTTTGAGATATGCTTCTTAATATCAAAACAGTGCTGGTTTACATGCATTATAGGGTGAAATGGAACAGGATGCCCACACACATGTAACTCAGCCAGTGCCCAACCAATACAATACAAGTTAATGCCTCTGCATTGCATGTGAGGAACCATTCATTACTCCATTCATaactgaaaatattatatatatcttttcCTGTTAATTGTAAATGGgtataaacattaaaatcttCCCCCTCacttatatttttatgttgccTGATTTTTGTaacaatgattaaaaaatacTATGATCTCtaaaaagacatgttttgtttccagGAATGGACAGGAAATCACTTTAAACTCTGATAATGTTTGCTTACAGCAAATCTGCAAATAACAATTAAACTTGAGAATAAGTGGcctttcaaaaaatatcttattctttaaataaattggTAATTATCAAgcataatatcatattaaaaaaagatataaaaatactattttaatccttttttttgtatattttgatgTAGACATACATTTTCTAATAGTTTTTCTTCTGTGACATATGTAAAGACAGATTTGCTTTCTGTTCTTTTGACctatttgtttctgtgttctcAGGTGGGGAACTACAAACGTGCTGTCAAGAGAGTTGATGACGGCCATCGGCTCTGCAATGACCTCATGGGCTGCCTGCAGGAGCGTGCCAAGATAGAAAAATCGTACGGCGATCAGCTAACTGCATGGTCCAAGAGATGGAGGCAGCTCATTGAGAAAGGTCAGCATGTGGGATGGggtcagtaaaataaatacctCAACAAATGTATGCACCTCATGCTGTCTTTCAATTTGCCAAAGCTCCGTTTACACAGTTTGCTGTTTGCTCTCTGTTAATATTTGGGTACATGTTATTcgattaataatttatttggaATGAATCATTTTGTCCGACTCCCCCAAAGGCCCACAGTACGGCTCCGTGGAGAGAGCCTGGCTGGCTGTGATGACCGAGGCGGAGAAGGTGAGTGAGCTGCACCAAGACGTGAAGAACAACCTGATGAACGAGGACGTGGAGAAGGTGAAGAACTGGCAGAAGGAGGCCTATCACAAGCAGATGATCGGAGGCTTCAAAGAGGCCAAGGAGGCGGACGAAGGCTTCAAGAAGGCTCAGAAACCATGGGCCAAAAAGCTCAAGGAGGTGAGGGGGATGGAAACGAATGTATATGACTCATCGTCTTTGTTCTCGGTGTAGCAGAAAAAGTGATATTCGCCTCATAAACGAGCTCTGGTTCGTTCTGGCTCTGACCTTGTGCTTGTGATGTTCTGTGTCCAGCTGTGTCACATCAACATTCATCTTTCCTAATTTTTTAAAccttaaacttaaaaatgttttgattgatttatttggtaattgtttttaaagtgcCAAGCCCACAACTCTACTGATTATCTCTCTCCACGCTCATAGTGTAAACGTTTTCTgccacagcaggcagctgcTTTCAGCAATAAAGCTCTAAAAACCCGGCTCGGCACCaaactgcagacacacacagctggtgAACATCGTGAAATATTTAGCAGCTATGGATACAGATATCTCCCtctggagttggtggagaccaaaaaaagataaaagagagTCAATGTTGGACttccattcatcaggtggacacaaaaaGGACTCCAAATGTTCGCTAATGTTGCTCCGtagctgctggatgtgtaaataagccaCTGTTTTAGCCATATCAACTTAGAAGgtgatatgtcaatgttgtgctCCTAACTTGTTTCCACTGCCCTCAAGTTgactaaatgttatttattgacagtttaatgttgaaaaaaatcattttaagtggatgtccaatcagtgctgaTTTATGTATTTGCTGTAGTCTAAAGTAATGTCAAACAGCAATATTAGGCTCTTATCGTGGCTCAATTGTTGAGTGTCTATGGGATGAAATAACAGACTTTGAAAACCCCTGTTGAGGCCAATCCTGGAGCTTCTCCATGACAGAGTCTGTTGCTGCACCCATGGTGGCGTCACTGGCACGTTTCCGGATTCACAGCTCTGAGAGCTACAATTGAGTACaaatgcatgtgcatgtgaTATTTCAAACAAAGTCTGTCACTTAGTAAATTGTAAATGGACCAAGTATTGATTTTCAACTAAGGGGAGCAACTTTGTCGatttaaaaactgtgtttaaGGTTGTTTGGGTTTGTTGCTTTGGGCCTGGACCTGTATGAtatgaaatgatgatgattctACATGGAAACTTACTTATactattgaaaaacaaaaatgtacttgaGCAAGCAGTAGTGTATTTGTactcatgttgttgttttttgctgtaaATAGCTAAATAAGGTTCTTGTCGTGGATACAAGGACATAATAATGTCAATGCAGTTATAGATACTGATCACATTAAGATCTAGTACTGTGTCTGGGTGAGGTCACTCCTACTTTGAGATGAGTTGATGTGACTTCCTTCAGTCACATTAGATAATGTATGTGCGATACTGACACTGCCTGCTGTGTTTGGACATGCAGATGGAGGCAGCTAAGAAAACATACCACATGGCCTGCAAGGAGGAGAAGCTGGCTGTGGCCCGCGAGGCCAACGGCAAGACTGAGGCTTCTGTCACAGCAGACCAGCAGAAGAAACTCCACGAGAAGGTGGACAAATGCAAACAGGATTCCCAGAAGGTGAGAACAAGGCCGTGAAAAAAAGGCagaacattttcagtttatttagtttgaggagagtgaaaaacaaagatgtcaaaAACACGTAAATACACACGATCGCATGCATTTAAAACATCGTCTCATTGGTCAGTAGATCCAAGACATGTTTCCGTGCAAACACGAATGAAAAGCATCTTGAGGCTTTTCctcactgcagctttaaaatggTGACCTGGCAGGATTTTAAATGGCTCAGTCAGGCTAATTGATCAGGTCTTTTTCACACATTCTTATTCAGCTAAACAGTGTAAGGTGTTGTGTTGTGATGGATCGATGCAGTGTGCAGgcaaacatgtctttttttgtacttttaatgtGATGTTTTCGGTTATAGGATCAGATATTAAGATCAGATATTTAGTTGTACAACATTGTCAAAGCGCCCTGATAAACCCTTTTTAAAGATGAGTTGTAGTGCAAGCTGGTTTCTTTGCCACCTAGGTTTCagtcatcagtgtgttttctgttttctgtctcaggCTAAAGAAAAGTACGAGAAGTCTCTGGAGGAGCTGAATAAGTGCACCCCGCAGTACATGGAGTGCATGGAGCAGGTGTTCGACCAGTGCCAGCAGCATGAAGTCAGGAGGCTGACCTTCCTCAAAGAGGCCTTGCTGGACATCAAACGCCATCTTAACCTCACCGAGAACCAAAGGTCAGCGGGGCCAGAAAACAGTTTTACTCTGATTTTTATAGAGCTGCTGGTTTAAGATGATGGACTGTGTTTACTCCGATATATGATTTAGTAAAATAGTGTCTGAGAGGTAAAACGGACTTTTAGCGATAATTTTGGTCTACAATGTGTATACTATTCTGTTTTATCTCTGTATGCTTCTTGCTAAAGCATCATCCCCCTGCAGTGTAGCTCATCTACCTCTCTTTTATTCCCCCTCAATCTGATGTACATTTTGTTAATTCACAGTCATATTTCATGCAACATGGGCATATAACTCTTTGAGCATGATTGCATACTGTACCTTTTACTTTTAATCAGAAATGATCACGttgcaaacacattttataacggattagtttgatttgttttgtcacattCAGCCCAGTTCACTTCACATTGATTAATCTCAACACACTTCTCAACCAGGCATGCATTTTCTCATTAGCGGTCACACTCACAGCACTAATGAATTGATTATCCAGGCAATGACGTTTCTGCCAAACTGAATTTGAATTGGAAGTTGAATGCTTGTCATATTCTGGGTCGTTTTTAACCTGCGTGTAACAACAAAGCTGGGGATCCACAGAAAAGTGGTTTTCAGGGCCTTTAACCAAACCTGCCTTTGGTTGCCATGGAAGATTCAATGATCATCATCACAACAGCGTTACTAAAGTTAAGTCAATTATTGTTTTGGcttgaattaaattaagttaaacaataaaaaaaaaagaagaatttgcTGCACTCCCAGATGAAAGTAAATTATCGCCTTTTACAAAAGATCTTACACTCGTCTTTAAAAAATCtagttatgaaaataaaatattctcttttgaaaaatttgCTGAGTGGTTCAATCCAAAAACAGCATcccatttatttaatgttccaTCTTTGGAAAGGAAAAAATGTCTGTGCCTAATTTGTCCAGAGACTGGATGTAGATAAATATTTCCTTATTGCATTAATGTGTGATACCTAGACATGTTTACCCTGTAAAATAGTTAATATTACTACACGGTTTTAATCTCTTACAAATTCCAGAGATTTTGTAAAACGGTAGCAATAGAAACAATAATATCCTTGTAAAGGATTTTCAGGATTATTCAGGCCAAATGCTTCAGCTGCTGAGGGCTTCAGCAGAAAACTCAGGCAAACACTTCAGTCTTGTCGTGACCTAATGTTGGATCTCTCTCAACCCAGAATTTGAACTACATTGTCGGTTCTGTTGCCAAGTTGGCAGCAGACACCCGGGTCTCTTCTGGCACTTTTCATCCTCACCATTTGTTccattttcctcctcctcctctcctcagctaTGCCACAATATACAGAGAACTGGAGCGCACCATCCTGTCTTCAAACACACAAGAGGACCTGAAGTGGTTCAGCAACAACCACGGCCCTGGGATGCATATGAACTGGCCTGCATTTGAGGTACAACGTTACaaccttcacacacaaacattagaCACCTCTCCTCTTTATTTACTGATCTTCTTTATTCcactttcatgtgttttatttctctctaaTCTCCAGGAATACAACCCAGAACAGGCTGCTGCTCctccaaagaagaagaaaccagaCGGAGCCCCACCCACTCCGAGCACCGACCATGTGGCTCCCCCTGGTGACCGTAGCAGGTTAGTAATCTAAGGTTACAATCACATTGCAAAGCACATAACTTATCATGAAATGATATTTCCATTAAATTGCATGGACTGAACTCGTATTTATTTTTggtcaaattaatatttttttgaaggaaaagattgtgtcaacaaatctcatgaaaagatcaaaaccaacaaaatgacacaaaaacaataattcccACTCCCAAGCCCATTGGTCATTCCTGTACATACATCTTTAAAAATGggtaataaatacatactatcaTGTTTTTCAAATGGCTAAATCATTTCTTAAAACAGACCAGCTGTAGTTTTTAGttaatgttactcaaacaggagtaaattgTGTATTTGTCGGGGACTACTTTCAGCTGCAGATTTTTTATGTTGGTGAGTActtacagcagcaggatggtgaATTTGGGAacaattggaaaaataaactacagtgtctATGTCCATCATAAAGAAGAAACACATctcccagtgcaacagtgagactattaaagttgttttaattgtttttttacagtttaaatcTGCAGCACAGAAGAATGAGCTACGCAGACAATAtgtatatgatttattttttttaatctttgaaaatacttttagtATTTACTCACTCTGCATTTCCTCTGTCCTCTAGTGTGAGCAGCTATGAGAAAAACCAAGCTTACTCGACTGAGTGGTCCGACGATGAGCAGCCCGCCACGTACTCTGGCAACGAAAACGGCGGGAACGGGAATTCTTTTGAAGAAGATTCCGGCTCTGGGAAAGCGGTCCGTGTCCGCGCGCTCTATGATTACGAAGGCCAGGAACAGGATGAGCTCACCTTCAAAGCAGGTATTTGTCAGTTAGCAGATGACAGAGGAGATATGATTTACCATCGCACAGTTCATGTTTTCTCATTAATTTATGAACTTATTAATCTTTATAAAGGGGCTTGAACGCTGTAGTTTAGCTGTTGAAGCTGTGGCATCAACCAGGTGGTCAAAAATCACCAACTCTCTCCTGGTTTCTATTCTAAAGCTCCCTTCCTCCATAGAACAGAAAGCAGTGATTAGTCAATAATTGCCACATGGAAAACAAATTACAGGCACTCGCCACCAATTAGCATAAGCTCTTTGGGAAATGGTGTTAAAACGTGCTTTAGAGCCGACATAGTGACATGACTAACGATTGAAAAACAAGCTTTAGTCAGAAAAACAAGCTTTACTCAGAAAAACAAGCTTTGCTCAGAAAAACAACTTCTGAAGAAGCCACAGCTCTGCATCTTCAGCATCCTCTCATAATGCCCATCCAGGTCCTATTTTTAAGCACACAGTTTGAGATGAGGTGTTTTTAAGTCATCTCATGGATATCTGGCAATGACTAATAGGTCTTTAAAGACGGCTAATACCTGCATGCAAATTTTGTTAGTTTCTTCGTTCTttgaaagaaaaccaaaaagaaagTTGCCCTCTAAATCTAGGTTGGTCCTTCTAACGGTTTTCACTCTGTTGCACGTCCAGTTTCTACATtagcccagaagggacaaaccaaacactggctctagacaGGGCTATTCAAGTTTTTTGCTTCAGCCACCATAGTTCTCGTACAGTCAGATtgcagttggttgcaatctgcaacctcaccactagaggctgcaaaatcctacacactggtcctttttaaaccaacaagaacaaaaacacaaattcttTATTTCCCTACCACAGATTTAATCCTAGCAGTGTGGAGAATAATTTGAAGGTAGAAAAAATGTAAGTGTAACACAAGAAGTTGTTGTATGACTGGTTTCTGACAgaattttaatatttacaatattttaatatcGACCTTCTCATCTTGCCCTCCCAAAATGTCATACAATTAACTTGGATAACTTCaagatagtaaaaaaaatattttgtctttgcatgaataaaaaaaatattgtttgtcaaATATATCAGAATTCAGTATTGCTAAAATACTGTCAAATATACAGGACAAAAACAGACTTTACATCAATAAGTACAACTAAAGACCTACAGAGCATTAATCAGAACAAATGTGGAGCTGTAATTTACAGATATatcttcattttcaaattacATTCACTTTTTGACAAAGGGACTGCGTGTTGATTAAGGAGTGGTGTCTCCTTCACAGGTGATGAACTGACCAAGACCGAGGACGAAGACGAGCAAGGCTGGTGTAGAGGTCGTTTGGACAGCGGCCGAGAGGGACTGTACCCGGCCAATTATGTCGAGCCAATCTAGTCCCGGTAACTGGACAAGGACACGCCATTGGAGGCAGCTTGA
The sequence above is a segment of the Anoplopoma fimbria isolate UVic2021 breed Golden Eagle Sablefish chromosome 12, Afim_UVic_2022, whole genome shotgun sequence genome. Coding sequences within it:
- the LOC129100138 gene encoding protein kinase C and casein kinase substrate in neurons protein 1-like, which produces MSGSYDEFAVADDTMDSFWEVGNYKRAVKRVDDGHRLCNDLMGCLQERAKIEKSYGDQLTAWSKRWRQLIEKGPQYGSVERAWLAVMTEAEKVSELHQDVKNNLMNEDVEKVKNWQKEAYHKQMIGGFKEAKEADEGFKKAQKPWAKKLKEMEAAKKTYHMACKEEKLAVAREANGKTEASVTADQQKKLHEKVDKCKQDSQKAKEKYEKSLEELNKCTPQYMECMEQVFDQCQQHEVRRLTFLKEALLDIKRHLNLTENQSYATIYRELERTILSSNTQEDLKWFSNNHGPGMHMNWPAFEEYNPEQAAAPPKKKKPDGAPPTPSTDHVAPPGDRSSVSSYEKNQAYSTEWSDDEQPATYSGNENGGNGNSFEEDSGSGKAVRVRALYDYEGQEQDELTFKAGDELTKTEDEDEQGWCRGRLDSGREGLYPANYVEPI